One part of the Palaemon carinicauda isolate YSFRI2023 chromosome 23, ASM3689809v2, whole genome shotgun sequence genome encodes these proteins:
- the LOC137617718 gene encoding uncharacterized protein, giving the protein MANSIKNDLIASGFVPNVEKSQWEPVQKIEFLGACLDSKDFTISIPKKRIDKAVNTMLEIENSIRQHRRVHVKKVASFVGQVISMSIVVGNLCQFMTRYLSIDISLAPNWSYFIKLSTQSLEQLSFWKKSLTEINCRHLNHNPSYTKIIYTDASTIGYSGYEVNTPNGMAHGAWGIEEAVKSSTWRELMAVFKVLKALSIVLASNRVKWFTDNQGVCSIIEKGSMKTELQDLAFKIHSFCVKYSIIVDIQWIPREKNQIADYLSKIIERDDWGLSPFIINLIIDKWGTIDIDWFASPHNAKLPVFYSRFWNEFCAGVDAFSANWNEKFGLFVPPVTLLTRVLSKMLKENARGIIVIPSAIQETLEPETETEEEDEEEEEEENSKSANWSEAEQLLASAEHSKGACSSPLRRQGTSDRGL; this is encoded by the exons ATGGCCAATTCTATCAAAAATGATCTGATTGCCTCTGGTTTTGTTCCAAATGTTGAGAAATCTCAGTGGGAGCCAGTACAAAAAATTGAGTTTCTAGGGGCATGTTTAGATTCTAAGGACTTTACTATTTCCATACCTAAAAAGAGAATCGATAAAGCTGTGAACACTATGTTAGAGATTGAAAATAGTATTAGACAACATAGGCGAGTTCATGTTAAAAAAGTTGCCAGTTTTGTAGGGCAGGTTATTTCTATGTCAATTGTTGTTGGTAATTTGTGCCAGTTCATGACAAGATATTTGagcattgatatttctttagcACCAAATTGGTCATATTTCATTAAGTTATCTACCCAGAGTTTGGAACAGTTATCGTTTTGGAAGAAAAGTTTGACTGAAATCAATTGTAGGCATCTGAATCACAATCCTTCTTACACCAAAATTATTTATACTGATGCAAGTACAATAGGTTATTCTGGATATGAAGTGAATACACCAAATGGCATGGCTCATGGGGCTTGGGGCATTGAGGAGGCTGTGAAGTCCTCTACTTGGAGGGAACTTATGGCAGTATTTAAAGTGCTTAAAGCTTTAAGCATCGTTCTTGCTTCGAACAGGGTTAAGTGGTTCACAGACAACCAAGGTGTTTGTAGCATTATTGAAAAAGGATcaatgaaaacagaattacaagatcttgctttcaaaattcattctttttgtgttaaatattcaattattgtagATATTCAGTGGATTCCCAGGGAAAAGAACCAAATTGCAGATTACCTTTCTAAAATAATAGAAAGAGATGATTGGGGGTTATCTCCCTTTATAATTAATCTCATTATTGACAAATGGGGTACAATTGATATTGATTGGTTTGCTTCTCCTCACAATGCCAAGCTACCTGTATTTTATAGTAGATTCTGGAATGAGTTTTGTGCAGGGGTTGATGCATTTAGTGCAAATTGGAATgaaaaatttggtctttttgtaccacCTGTTACACTTTTAACTAGAGTACTCtcaaaaatgttgaaagaaaatgcaagaggaatcatagttattcct AGTGCAA TTCAAGAGACTTTGGAACCTGAAACGGAAA cagaagaagaagatgaagaagaagaagaggaggaaaacaGCAAGTCTGCCAACTGGTCTGAAGCCGAGCAGTTGTTGGCATCTGCGGAGCACTCGAAGGGCGCTTGTTCCTCTCCTCTCCGTCGTCAAGGAACCTCTGACCGCGGCCTTTAA